DNA sequence from the Pleurocapsa sp. PCC 7319 genome:
CCAACACTGACCAAAGGTTGATTTTGGTTCATGATTTTTGTTTTTCTTAATTTAATAAAAAGTTAAGTAGGAAAAAAAGAAGCAAATAACAACTGTCTAACTCGATCTTATCGAATGCTAAATTTTCGATAATTCTGGCGCACTACGCATTTTGACTACTCGAGCGGGGGCGCCTACTGCGATCGCTCCGGGAGGAATATCTTTGGTGACGATTGAACCCGCTCCCACCACTGCTCCCTGACCAATACGAACACCATCAAGAACAATCACCCGATAACCAAGCCAAACATTATCTTCAACAATGATGCCACCTTTAGTGGTTAAGGGCTGTTGCTGAATTGGTCGCTCTGCCTCCATGCCATGAGCATAAGGATAAAAAGCACAGCCAGGTGCGATTTGTACCCCAGAGCCAACTTTAATTGGTGCTTTATAGCCAGAAAATTGACATCGTGGTTGAATTTGAGTGTCATTACCAATTTCTATAGTGCCGCCATAACCAGTTTGAATATAAGTATCACCATACAAATGAACTCGATCGCCTAAGATAATTTGACCGCCATCTCGGTCTTGAAAAATGGTTGTGCGATCGCCTATAAATATATTCGCTCCTAGTTGCAGTAATTGATGATAAATAGTCGCTCCGGGCGCAATATAACCCTGGGGATGATATCGAGCCAAACAACGACGGGCGTAATATGGTGGAGCCAGCCAAGTTGCGATTACCGTAGCAATTTTTCCGAGATAACCCCATCCAGACCAACGCATCCAAAACCACATCCAACCAGTTGCCAATAGACCTCGCGGTCCAGCAGCTTGCCATTTAGCTTGCAATCGTCTCCAAGTAGAAGTAGAGTTTGGGGACAAGTTAGTCATAGTAAAATTCTGAGCTAAGGTTATTAGTAGAAGATGGTCCTTTATCAGGAATAACGGGAACTTGATAAAATTCACGCAAATACTTTCCTAGAGAGGGTCCATCAAATAGTTTTCCTTCAAAAGGCTTTGGTGGAGATTTAATATAGTTAGCTAAATCAGAAAACTCAGTGCAATAGATGATGCCAAGTTTTTCTACTGCCTGAGCAAATAATAGTTGATGATCGTCTACGTGTTCGCCATAGTTTT
Encoded proteins:
- a CDS encoding DapH/DapD/GlmU-related protein, which translates into the protein MTNLSPNSTSTWRRLQAKWQAAGPRGLLATGWMWFWMRWSGWGYLGKIATVIATWLAPPYYARRCLARYHPQGYIAPGATIYHQLLQLGANIFIGDRTTIFQDRDGGQIILGDRVHLYGDTYIQTGYGGTIEIGNDTQIQPRCQFSGYKAPIKVGSGVQIAPGCAFYPYAHGMEAERPIQQQPLTTKGGIIVEDNVWLGYRVIVLDGVRIGQGAVVGAGSIVTKDIPPGAIAVGAPARVVKMRSAPELSKI